GGCGCTGGATCTCCATGCTGCGTTCGGGGGTCAGGTGATGCTTGGACCCGTCCACATGGCTGGAGAAGGTCACCCCCTCCTCGGTCAGCTTGCGCAGGCCGGCCAGCGACATGACCTGAAACCCGCCGCTGTCGGTCAGGATGGGCTTGGACCAGTTCATGAAACGGTGCAGCCCGCCCAACCGCGCGATGCGTTCGGCGGTGGGGCGCAGCATCAGGTGATAGGTGTTGCCCAGCAGGATGTCGGCCCCGGTGGCGGCCACGCTTTCGGGCAGCATCGCCTTGACGGTGGCCGCCGTGCCCACCGGCATGAAGGCCGGGGTGCGGATCGCCCCCCGCGGCGTGTCGATCACGCCCGTGCGCGCCGCCCCGTCGGTGGCCTGAAGGGTGAAGTTGAAACGCGTGGTCATGCTGCCGCCCTGCCCCTTTTGAACCGCGCGCTTGTAGCGCCATGCGCCGGGGCGTGCAATGCGGCCCCCACTGGACCGCGGGCATGCGGTGCCCTATATAATCGGTCGGAATTGAAGGATGCCGCGATGACAGAACCCCTGATGGAAGGCGCGCCGCTGATCGCGCCCTCGAGCACCGATCACCCGCTCTACGAGCCGATCGTCGAGGCCTGCAAGACCGTCTACGACCCCGAGATCCCGGTCAACATCCACGATCTGGGCCTGATCTACACGGTCGAGATCAACGATGCCTCCGAGGTGCGGGTCATCATGACCCTGACCGCGCCCGGCTGTCCCGTCGCCGGAGAGATGCCGGGCTGGGTCGCCGATGCGGTCGAGGCCGTGCCCGGCGTCAAGCAGGTCGATGTCGAGATGACCTTTCAGCCGCAATGGGGCATGGACATGATGTCCGACGAGGCGCGGCTGGAACTGGGCTTCATGTAGGCCCATCTTGAACAGGGCGCCCCCGCGCGCCTATCTTGAGGGAGAACCCGAAAGGAACTCCGCCATGTTCGCCATTCCCGGCACGCCGCCCGTGTCCATCACCCCCTCCGCCGCCGCCCAGATCGCCCGGCTGATGGCGGGCAAGAACGCCTATGGCCTGCGGATCGGCCTGAAGAAGGGCGGCTGCGCGGGCATGGAATACACGATGGAGCTGGCCGAGGCCCCCGCCCCCAACGAGGAGGTCGTGGAACTGGACGGCGCCCGCGTGATGATCGCCCCCATGGCGCAGATGTTCCTGTTCGGGACCGAGATCGACTATGAGACCGGTCTGCTGGAACAGGGTTTCCGCTTTCGCAATCCCAATGTCACCGATGCCTGCGGCTGCGGGGAATCGGTGAACTTCGCGCCCTTGGAGGGCAGCCGCGCCCAGCTCTAGCGCTATCGGTGTTGCGCCCCCTGCCCGGTCTGGCTAAGCCGGTCGGGCAATCAGGGGGAGGCACTCATGGCACCGCGCAAACTGGCCGCTGGCAACTGGAAGATGAACGGCGATCTGGCCGCGATGGATCAGATCGACGCGATGCTGAACAGCGCCGAGGATGCGTCCTGCGACGTGCTGATCTGTCCCCCCGCCCTGCTGATCCATCCTATGGTCGCGCGTATCGGCGCGGGCGACCTGCTGGTCGGCGGCCAGGACTGCCATGCCGAGGCCAAGGGCGCCCATACCGGCGACATCAGCGCCGAGCAGCTGCGCGATGCGGGCGCCAGCCATATCATCCTGGGCCATTCCGAACGCCGCGCCGACCATGCCGAGACCGATGCCCAGATCCGCGCCAAGGCCGCCGCCGCCCATCGCGCGGGCCTGGTCGCGATCATCTGCCTGGGCGAGACCGAGGCCCAACGCGACGGTGGCCAGACCTTGGACGTGATCGCCGCCCAGCTGGACGGATCGCTGCCCGAAGGGGCGACCGCGGCCAACACCGTCATCGCCTATGAGCCTGTCTGGGCCATCGGCACCGGCCGCACCCCCTCGACCGACCAGATCGCCGAGGTCCACGCCCTGCTGCGCGCGCGCCTCTCCGACCGGCTGGCCACGGGCGCTGACGTGACGCTGCTCTATGGCGGCAGCGTCAAGGCCTCGAACGCGGCCGAGATCTTCGCCCTGCCCCATGTAGACGGCGCGCTGGTCGGCGGGGCCAGCCTGAAGGCCGCCGATTTCCTGCCCATCATCGAGGCCCTGGATCGCGCCTGAGGCCAATTTCGCCATTGCGCCCCCGCAGCGCTGTCTGTAATCAGACGGCAGGCACCCGTAGCTCAGCTGGATAGAGCGCTGCCCTCCGAAGGCAGAGGCCAGAGGTTCGAATCCTCTCGGGTGCGCCAATATAAACTGCGCTTGCGCGATACCGGGCTGGCCCCATATCGCCACTGGCCTAGAAACCCGCACAGAAACTACTGATTCTGTTTGCTCCGCTGATTTTGCCGGGAGCGCGGCGACTGTCCAATCTCCACACCGTGAGACACGCACCTCAACTGGTACATTCGGTTCATCTTGGGGCCAGCTTATCTAATTGTTCAGTCCCGGCATCTGTTGGATCGGATTTGGGATGAATCTGTCTGGCTCAGATGTCCAGATCTTGCGGATGTATTCGTAGGGTGTGAGCCCTCCAAGGGTCTTGAGCCGGCGGGCGAAATTGTAAGCTGCAATGAAGTCGGCGAGGTGCGCGCGCAGCTGGTCGTGACTGGCGTAGTGATAGCGCTTGAGTGTCGCGTCCTTGATCGTGCGGTTCATTCGCTCGACCTGGCCATTTGTCCACGGGTGGTTGGGCTTGGTCAGGTGGTGTTCGATACCGCTAGACCATTGTCCTCGGACCAATGGCGGACAAGGTCTCGCCCTCGCAGATCATGTCGAAGCGCATGGGCCGGGAATAAGGCGTGTTCCGGTTGCGAGGCTGCTCTGCGAACTGGATACCGTTGTCGGTCAGGATCGTATTGGACCTGCACCGGCTCTGTTCCGGTCAGGCGCTCATGTTAAGCGGCCCTTTGTTCGAAGGCCACGGGTGATTTCCAGCCGAGGGCTGAGTGTTTCCGGCGCGGATTGTAGAAGCCGTTGATGTATTCGAAGAGGGCGATCTCGACCTCGCGACGGGTTTGCCAGTTGCGGCGCCAGACGAGTTCGGCCTTGAGCGACTTGAAGAAGCTCTCGACGGCAGAATTGTCATAGCAGTTGCCCTTCCCGCTCATCGACACCTTGAACCCGTGCTTGCGCAGCAGCTTCTGATAGTCGTGAGCGCAGTATTGCGACCCGCGATCCGTGTGATGAATGCAACCTGGCGGTGGCCTCCGGATCGCGATCGCCATGTTCAGGGCCCGCAAGGCCAGATCCTGCTTCATGCGGTTGCTGATGGCCCATCCCACGACCCGCCTTGAGAAGAGATCGATGATCACGGCCAGATAAACCCGCCCCTCGCGCGTCCAGAGTCGCCATTGTTGCGCCATCGGTCCGAGCGACAATGGCGACGGTGATGTCACCAGCCCCCTTCTGGTTCGGCCCGCTCGCCGTGAAATCCTGCTGCAGGAGATTGGGCGCGATGTTGAAGGCGTGATCGCTGTCGGTGGTGCGCCTGAACTTTCGGCTGCGAATGACCTGGATGCCGTTCTGGCGCATCAGACGGCCCACACGGCGCTGGCCGACGCGGATGCCCAGCTCGTTCAGCTCCTCGGTCATCCGTGGTCGGCCCTAGCTGCCCAGGCTTAGGCTCCAGACTCATTAAGTTTCACAGCCAGAACAAGACGGTTGCGGCGAGCATGATCGCTGAGAAGAACGTTTCCGGGCAGCGGTCATAACGGGTTGCGACGCGCCTCCAGTCCTTCAGACGTCCGAACATGATTTCGATGCGGTTACGCCTTTTGTAACGCCGCTTGTCGTATTTGACGGCCTTCTTGCGGGACCTCCGTCCGGGGATGCAAACCTTTATCCCCTTGTCTTTCAAAGCGTCTCTGAACCAATCAGCGTCGTAGCCCCTGTCGGCCAGAAGCCACTCAGCCTTCGGCAGGCTGCCCAGCAGCGCCGCCGCGCCGGTGTAATCGCTAACCTGGCCGGCCGACATGAAGAACCCGATCGGCCGCCCCTTCGCATCGGCGACAGCGTGCAACTTGGTGTTCATACCGCCTTTGGTGCGCCCGATCTGGCGCCCGCGCCCCCCTTTTTCACCCCAAGGCTCGAGGCCGTGCGGTGTGCCTTGAGATAGGTCGCGTCATTCATGATCGTCTTGTGCTCGGCGCTCTCGGCGGCAAGGCCGACCATGATCCGGGCAAAAACCCCGTTATCGCTCCAGCGCTTCCAGCGGTTGTAGAGGGTTTTGGCCGGGCCGTATTCCTTCGGCGCGTCACACCACCGCAACCCATTACGATTGATGAAAATTATGCCGCTGAGGACGCGACGATCATCGACCCGGGGCTTGCCATGGCTCTTGGGAAAGAACGGTTTCAGACGCTCCATTTGGGCGTCGCTCAGCCAGTAAAGATTACTCATCGATCAGGTCTCCTTGAGGAGCCTGAATCATGCAAAGACCGTAAGATCAATGGGTCTGGAGCCTAACCGATGCTGATCGCGGATATGAGCCAAGAGCACCATGTCGCGCCGCTGGCGATGCGATGGAGGCCGGTGCTTCCAAGCATAAAGCCCGCGTTCCGAAACTCCCATCAGGCGGCACAGATGGCTACGGGTCAGGGGGCCGCGATACTCGTCAATATGCTGAAACTTCGCGGCTTTTGAGCCGCGAAGAACATCGCCGTTTTTTTGGCACCTCCCTCTCCTCCCGGAGAATGCGGTTCTCTTTGCGAAGCCGCTCGTTCTCGCGCAGAAGACCGGCACCCTGCGAGGGCACCTTGGCTTTCTCCGAAACCGCCCGAACCCACTTGCCGAGCGTCGAAAGCCCGATCCCCAAATCCAGACGCAACCTGACGCCGTGTCAGGCCACTGGTGAGCGCGATGCGAACCGCATCCCGCGTTGAACTCGTCGCTGTGTATCGCTGCCATATCCGGTCTTCTTGATGGCGACTATCGCTCTCAAAAGACCGGAACGAAACCGATGCAGGTCCAGAATGGTATGGACCTGATACGATGAGGCGACCCGCCGAATGCTTCGAGCATGCGCTGCAAGAGTTCCCAGGCTGTCTTCCTGTCTGCCTTGTCGACGAGCTGGGTGACGGCAAACTTGCTCGTGCGGTCGATGCCAACGAACAGAAAGAGCTTGCCCTCAGCGGTCTGCACCTCGGCGATGTCGATGTGAAAGAAGCCGATGGGGTAGCGTTTGAACTTCTGCCGCTTCGGTTTGCTGCCCTCCACGTCAGGCAGCCGAGAGATGCATTCGTCATTGGGCTTGAACCGGTGGCGCCGCAATGGCTCATCGCTGCAGACACCGATGGAGCGCTGAGCGTGTCACGTGCGGGATGGATGGCTGCAGGGCATAGAGGCGTTCTGCGCTACAAACGATCCCCCGGATCGTTTGCTTCACGCTTGAACTCCCGCGGCAGCAGCGTGTGCCGTCGGAAAGCGACGATGGTCGCCTCCTCAGCCTCGGTCAGGATCGTCGAGCGCGGTTCCTTTTGGCCCGGTCTTGAGGTCCTCGACCGTCTGGCGCTTGCGCCACTTCGCAACCGTCTTGGGATTGATCCCAAGATCCCGGCTCAGTTGCGCGCGCGAAGCTTGCGATCATTCGGGCCAGGCCCTCGGACCGATGGCGAGCCGGCCCTCATTATTGCAGCTCTTACGGCAAGCGTGGTCATGGCGCTCCCGTGACGAACTCGTCCCATAATGCTTCCTTCCATTCCCGCGAAAGGATCGCACCATCAAACCGTGGGATCAAACAACTAGCTGTATCGTCTATATAATGTGGGCCTACATGTCCCCCCCCCCCTCTGAGTATCGGGATATGTTGCATTCTTTTCGTCATATTGAACGCGGACCCTGACCGACCTAGATTGGGGCGATGCAGGGGCCGCGCGTCGCCATGACGGGGCCGCGGCTTCGGGCAGAAAGGAAAGAACATGACGGAACTGACCACATCCACCTATCCGGTGCTGCCCCTGCGGGATATCGTCGTCTTCCCGCACATGATCGTGCCGCTCTTCGTGGGACGCGAGAAATCCGTCCGCGCGCTGGAGGCGGTGATGGAATCGGACAGCCCCATCCTGCTGGCAGCCCAGAAGGACGCCTCGGTCGACGAACCCGAGGAGGACGGCATCTTCCGCACCGGCGTGCTGGCCAATGTGCTGCAGCTGCTGAAGCTGCCCGACGGCACCGTCAAGGTGCTGGTCGAGGGGCGTGAGCGCGTCGAGATCACCGAATTCCTGCCCCATGACGACCACTTCCTGGCCGAGGCCCGCGTCTTGGACGAGACCTTGGGCGACGAGGCCACGGTGACGGCGCTGGTGCGCACGGTCACCGATGAATTCGAACGCTATGTGAAGGTCCGCAAGAACATCCCCGAGGAGGTCGTGACCGCCGTCGCCGACGCGACCGAGGCCGGAAAGCTGGCCGACCTGGTCTCGGGCCATATGGGGATCGACCTGGCACGCAAGCAGGACCTGCTGGACACGCTGGAGGTCGCCGCGCGGCTGGAGAAGATCTATGGCCATATGCAGGGCGAGATGTCCGTCCTGCAGGTCGAGAAGAAGATCAAGTCCCGCGTCAAGACCCAGATGGAGAAGACGCAGCGCGAATACTATCTGAACGAGCAGATGAAGGCCATCCAGAAGGAGCTGGGCGACGGCGAGGATGGCCAGAACGAGCTGGTCGAGCTGGAGGAGAAGATCGCCGCGACCAAGTTCAGCAAGGAGGCCCGCGACAAGGCGGAATCCGAGCTGAAGAAGCTGAAGTCGATGTCGCCGATGTCGGCCGAGGCGACGGTCAGCCGCAACTATCTGGATTGGCTGCTGTCCCTTCCTTGGGGCGTCAAGTCGCGCACGCGCAAGGATCTGGGCCGGGCCGAGGCGATCCTCGATGCCGACCATTTCGGGCTGGAGAAGGTCAAGGAACGCATCGTCGAATATCTGGCCGTGCAGACGCGCAGCCAGAAGCTGAAAGGCCCGATCCTGACGCTGGTCGGTCCTCCGGGCGTGGGCAAGACCTCGCTCGGCCGGTCGATCGCCAAGGCGACGGGGCGCGAATTCATCCGCATCTCGCTTGGCGGCGTGCGTGACGAATCCGAGATCCGCGGCCACCGTCGGACCTATATCGGGTCGATGCCCGGCAAGATCATCCAGGCGCTGAAGAAGGCCAAGACGACCAACCCGCTGATCCTGCTGGACGAAATCGACAAGATGGGCCAGGATTTCCGCGGCGATCCGGCATCCGCCATGCTGGAGGTTCTGGATCCCGAACAGAACGCGACCTTCGTGGACCACTATCTGGAGGTGGAATACGATCTGTCGAACGTGATGTTCGTGACCACGGCCAACAGCTACAACATGCCGGGCCCGCTGCTGGACCGGATGGAGATCATCGGCCTGTCCGGCTATACCGAGGATGAGAAGCGCGAGATCGCGCGCGGCCACCTGCTGCCCAAGCAGATCGCCGCGAACGGGCTGCGCAAGGGCGAATTCACCGTCACCGACGAGGCCCTGACCCATGTCATCCGCTACTACACCCGCGAGGCGGGGGTTCGGTCGCTGGAACGCGAGATCGCCAAGCTGGCCCGCAAGGCCGTGACCGAGATTCTGAAGGGCGGCGTCACTTCGGTCGAGATCACCCCGGAGAAGGCCGAGGCCTATCTGGGCGTCCGGCGCCACCGCTACGGCCTGGCCGAAAAGGAGGATCAGGTCGGCGTGGTGACCGGTCTGGCCTGGACCTCGGTCGGCGGCGACCTGCTGCAGATCGAGGCGCTGAAGCTGCCCGGCAAGGGGCGGATGAAGACGACCGGCAAGCTGGGCGACGTCATGAAGGAATCCATCGACGCGGCCTCCAGCTTCGTGCGCTCGGTCTCGCCCGAGATCGGGGTCCGTCCGCCGGAATTCGACAAGCGTGACATCCACGTCCACGTCCCCGAGGGCGCGACGCCCAAGGACGGGCCGTCGGCGGGGATCGCGATGGTCACCTCGGTCGTGTCGGTGATGACCGGCATCCCCGTCCGCAAGGATGTGGCGATGACGGGCGAGGTCACGCTGCGCGGCAATGTGCTGGCGATCGGCGGTCTGAAGGAGAAGCTGCTGGCCGCGCTGCGCGGCGGCATCAAGACGGTGCTGATCCCGCAGGACAATGAAAAGGACCTGACCGAGATTCCCGACAACGTGAAGGAAGGTCTGACCATCATCCCCGTGGCCAATGTCCGCGAGGTCCTGCGCCACGCCCTGACCCGCCAGCCCAAGGCGATCGAATGGGACGAGGCCGCCGAGGAGGCCGCCGAGGCCGCCCGCCTGGCCGCCCAACGCGGCACCGAAGGGCATGGCAGCACGGTCGCCCACTGACCGT
Above is a genomic segment from Paracoccus aestuarii containing:
- a CDS encoding HesB/IscA family protein; this encodes MFAIPGTPPVSITPSAAAQIARLMAGKNAYGLRIGLKKGGCAGMEYTMELAEAPAPNEEVVELDGARVMIAPMAQMFLFGTEIDYETGLLEQGFRFRNPNVTDACGCGESVNFAPLEGSRAQL
- a CDS encoding IS5-like element ISPaes2 family transposase (programmed frameshift), producing MSNLYWLSDAQMERLKPFFPKSHGKPRVDDRRVLSGIIFINRNGLRWCDAPKEYGPAKTLYNRWKRWSDNGVFARIMVGLAAESAEHKTIMNDATYLKAHRTASSLGVKKGGRGRQIGRTKGGMNTKLHAVADAKGRPIGFFMSAGQVSDYTGAAALLGSLPKAEWLLADRGYDADWFRDALKDKGIKVCIPGRRSRKKAVKYDKRRYKRRNRIEIMFGRLKDWRRVATRYDRCPETFFSAIMLAATVLFWL
- a CDS encoding SUF system Fe-S cluster assembly protein, which produces MTEPLMEGAPLIAPSSTDHPLYEPIVEACKTVYDPEIPVNIHDLGLIYTVEINDASEVRVIMTLTAPGCPVAGEMPGWVADAVEAVPGVKQVDVEMTFQPQWGMDMMSDEARLELGFM
- the tpiA gene encoding triose-phosphate isomerase encodes the protein MAPRKLAAGNWKMNGDLAAMDQIDAMLNSAEDASCDVLICPPALLIHPMVARIGAGDLLVGGQDCHAEAKGAHTGDISAEQLRDAGASHIILGHSERRADHAETDAQIRAKAAAAHRAGLVAIICLGETEAQRDGGQTLDVIAAQLDGSLPEGATAANTVIAYEPVWAIGTGRTPSTDQIAEVHALLRARLSDRLATGADVTLLYGGSVKASNAAEIFALPHVDGALVGGASLKAADFLPIIEALDRA
- the lon gene encoding endopeptidase La, whose product is MTELTTSTYPVLPLRDIVVFPHMIVPLFVGREKSVRALEAVMESDSPILLAAQKDASVDEPEEDGIFRTGVLANVLQLLKLPDGTVKVLVEGRERVEITEFLPHDDHFLAEARVLDETLGDEATVTALVRTVTDEFERYVKVRKNIPEEVVTAVADATEAGKLADLVSGHMGIDLARKQDLLDTLEVAARLEKIYGHMQGEMSVLQVEKKIKSRVKTQMEKTQREYYLNEQMKAIQKELGDGEDGQNELVELEEKIAATKFSKEARDKAESELKKLKSMSPMSAEATVSRNYLDWLLSLPWGVKSRTRKDLGRAEAILDADHFGLEKVKERIVEYLAVQTRSQKLKGPILTLVGPPGVGKTSLGRSIAKATGREFIRISLGGVRDESEIRGHRRTYIGSMPGKIIQALKKAKTTNPLILLDEIDKMGQDFRGDPASAMLEVLDPEQNATFVDHYLEVEYDLSNVMFVTTANSYNMPGPLLDRMEIIGLSGYTEDEKREIARGHLLPKQIAANGLRKGEFTVTDEALTHVIRYYTREAGVRSLEREIAKLARKAVTEILKGGVTSVEITPEKAEAYLGVRRHRYGLAEKEDQVGVVTGLAWTSVGGDLLQIEALKLPGKGRMKTTGKLGDVMKESIDAASSFVRSVSPEIGVRPPEFDKRDIHVHVPEGATPKDGPSAGIAMVTSVVSVMTGIPVRKDVAMTGEVTLRGNVLAIGGLKEKLLAALRGGIKTVLIPQDNEKDLTEIPDNVKEGLTIIPVANVREVLRHALTRQPKAIEWDEAAEEAAEAARLAAQRGTEGHGSTVAH